The following proteins are encoded in a genomic region of Sebastes fasciatus isolate fSebFas1 chromosome 12, fSebFas1.pri, whole genome shotgun sequence:
- the them4 gene encoding acyl-coenzyme A thioesterase THEM4 codes for MARGLGRIYQVFQRLGSLSSTQTHLNVSRSTNVSARTAMTLPSLFSFKPRDFSLPNSSWGSEMMGLYEHYYSQCEVETEGGEIQEGPWQRLPSYNRLLKYVTGGVYLSKIIQSKARLFTRNIRDPGGAFEYATFFNSEEQKCVCICQAGHLLEGPPGHVHGGAIATMIDTVTGTHATIVSGPVVTANLNINYRRPIPLGSTVVLESTLDKKEGRKTFITCKVTSSDGSKLHTDSTVLFLSISVSHLVLGG; via the exons ATGGCGAGAGGTCTGGGTCGAATATACCAGGTCTTTCAACGCCTTGGCTCACTCTCATCTACGCAGACTCATCTCAACGTCTCAAGATCTACCAACGTCTCAGCCAGGACCGCCATG ACGCTGCCATCGCTCTTTTCCTTCAAGCCCCGGGACTTCAGCCTGCCTAACTCCTCATGGGGCTCAGAAATGATGGGGTTGTACGAGCATTATTACAGCCAGTGTGAGGtggagacggagggaggagagatACAGGAGGGGCCGTGGCAGAGACTGCCGAGCTATAATCGCCTCCTCAAGTATGTTACAG GTGGAGTGTATCTTAGTAAGATAATCCAGTCAAAAGCACGCCTTTTTACCCGGAACATCAGAGACCCAGGGGGAGCATTTGAATATGCTACATTTTTTAACAGCGAGGAgcagaagtgtgtgtgcatttgtcagGCTGGACACCTACTGGAGGGGCCGCCAGG acaTGTCCACGGGGGGGCAATAGCCACTATGATTGATACTGTGACAGGGACTCATGCTACAATAGTCTCTGGACCTGTTGTGACTGCCAACCTCAACATCAACTACCGCAG GCCCATCCCACTGGGAAGCACAGTGGTGCTTGAATCCACTCTGGATAAGAAGGAAGGCAGAAAAACATTTATTACATGTAAAGTGACCAGCAGCGACGGCTCCAAACTGCACACAGACTCAACAG TGCTGTTCCTGTCAATCAGTGTCAGCCACCTAGTACTGGGAGGGTGA